tagatttattttcatttgtatttatttttatttgtttatttttgttttattgtcaaatattcataatatAGTATTGagaaggttttttttaccatatatattatatcgattttttttctagatttatttttatttgtatctttttgttttcatttgtttattttatgtttattgtattttcaaatttctatTATATAGCctaacattgacttttgcactttttctccTTAATAAACTGAtgtattttgttaacatattctacAGTCTATAATGTCGTataattttttgcaaaggcattCTTTATTGAGATAATTTAAGGGGTAAGTGttggaaaaatatatagaaatactcaagtgcAAGAACCTACAATGTGCACAGTGACAAGGCTACATAAATGAATGTAAGTTACActccatcactgaaaaaaaggagTATGCTTATCTTTTCGCCTACCTGTAAAtggttattttgcatttttgcaatttgactCAAGTAAAAGGTCTGAATAGGATTCCCTGCAGAAATGTCAGAGGTAGTCCTGTTTGACTATCCTCCAGCATCTGTCTGATAATTTTCCTTGTGTGGTGCTGCCGGTTGAAATGTGAGCGTCACGGAGCgcccaccctcctcctcctcctcctcctcctctttctccccctcctcctcctcctcctcctcctctccgtctctccccGACTGAAGTCCCACTGAGCGGCTCTCAAACTTCAGTGTCGAGCCTGAAAGCGGAGGACGAAGAGCAGGGAGCcgacagacacactcacagagcTTAAACAGCCTTTTTGGACCCGCAACAAACAGCGCGAGTGGCCGCTTTGATTTGCGCGTTTGATCGTCGGTTATTCACGGTCGGTTTGAGGATTTACACTCAGCTCTCTGGTGtttgattttgatgatttttcctCCATTGTTTGTCGAAGTTTCCGACTGTCACGTCTTAGTTACGGACCTTTATCGCGACTGTCTGTGGGATTAATCGTTTTAATTCAACACTCAATAATTGAACACATTGCTACTTTGTGCTCGAGGCtgggtttttggggggttttttgactgtttttctaACGGAGTGAAGGCAACATTTGGATCGCCATGGGGAAATAGCGGGGGATCTCTCTGCAGcctgtgtttttgactttttcatgatcatttttaaaagacagagctcagtttttgaataaaaaacaatgagcatGGATGGTTGCCCGCTGAaggtggtgatttttttgtggtgtCTGCTGGTGATTTCTGGCTCCAGTTTTGAGATTGGCTCCTACGACCTGGATCGAGGCAGACCGGCCAAGTGCGAGCCCATCGTGATCCCCATGTGCGAGGGGATCGGCTACAACCTGACCCGGATGCCCAACTTCATGGACCACGACGACCAGAGGGAGGCTGCCATCAAGCTCAACGAGTTTGCCCCTCTGGTGGCTTACGGCTGTGATGTGCACCTCCGCTtcttcctctgctccctctACGCCCCCATGTGCACGGACAAAGTGTCCACCTCAATCCCTGCCTGCAGACCCATGTGTGAGCAGGCCAGGGAGCGGTGTGCCCCCATCATGAAGAAGTTCAGCTACACCTGGCCGGATTCGCTCGACTGCTCCAAGCTGCCCACCAGAAATGACCCCAACGCCTTGTGCATGGAGGCGCCGGAGAACGAAACCAGGACAGAGGTCAAAAAAGGCGAAGGCATGCTTCCGGTGCCCCCTCGCCCCAGGCAGCCGGGCACCAGCAGCAGTCGCACTCCGGGCACCATGGGCTCCTGCGAGAACCCTGACAAGTTCCAGTTTGTGGAGAAGAGCCAGTCGTGTGCGCCGCGCTGCTCCTCTGTTGTGGACGTCTTCTGGTCTAGGCAGGACAAGGATTTTGCCTTCATTTGGATGACAGTGTGGTCCATCCTCTGCTTCGTCTCCACTGCCTTCACCGTCCTCACCTTCCTCTTGGAGCCACACCGCTTCCAGTACCCAGAGCGCCCCATCATCTTCCTCTCCATGTGCTACAACGTCTACTCTGTGGCCTTCATCATCCGCTCTGTAGCCGGGGCTGAGAACATCGCCTGCGACCGGGAGCACGGGGAGCTGTACATCATCCAGGAGGGGCTGGAGTCGACCGGCTGCACCATCGTCTTCCTCATCCTCTACTACTTTGGCATGGCGTCTTCTATCTGGTGGGTCATCCTCACGCTCACCTGGTTCCTGGCTGCAGGGAAGAAGTGGGGCCACGAGGCCATCGAGGCCCACAGTAACTACTTCCACATGGCTGCATGGGGCATCCCGGCTCTGAAGACCATCATCATCCTCACAATGAGGAAGGTGGCTGGAGATGAGCTGACGGGGCTGTGCTATGTGGGGAGCATGGACTCCGGGGCGCTCACGGGCTTTGTCCTCATCCCCCTGTCCTGCTACCTGATCATCGGCACCTCCTTCATCCTCACGGGCTTCGTGGCGCTCTTCCACATCCGCAAAGTGATGAAGACGGAGGGCACCAATACTGAGAAGCTGGAGAAGCTCATGGTGAAAATCGGCATCTACTCCATCCTCTACACGGTGCCGGCCACCTGCGTCATAGTCTGCTACTTCTACGAGAGGCTAAACATGGACTACTGGAAGCTGAGGGGGGTGCAGATGAAGTGTGGGGCGTTCAACGGGCTCAGCAGCGACTGCTCCCTGCAGACGTCCGTGCCCACTGTAGCCGTGTTCATGCTGAAGATCTTCATGTCGCTGGTGGTCGGCATCACCAG
The DNA window shown above is from Plectropomus leopardus isolate mb chromosome 5, YSFRI_Pleo_2.0, whole genome shotgun sequence and carries:
- the fzd9b gene encoding frizzled-9b, which produces MSMDGCPLKVVIFLWCLLVISGSSFEIGSYDLDRGRPAKCEPIVIPMCEGIGYNLTRMPNFMDHDDQREAAIKLNEFAPLVAYGCDVHLRFFLCSLYAPMCTDKVSTSIPACRPMCEQARERCAPIMKKFSYTWPDSLDCSKLPTRNDPNALCMEAPENETRTEVKKGEGMLPVPPRPRQPGTSSSRTPGTMGSCENPDKFQFVEKSQSCAPRCSSVVDVFWSRQDKDFAFIWMTVWSILCFVSTAFTVLTFLLEPHRFQYPERPIIFLSMCYNVYSVAFIIRSVAGAENIACDREHGELYIIQEGLESTGCTIVFLILYYFGMASSIWWVILTLTWFLAAGKKWGHEAIEAHSNYFHMAAWGIPALKTIIILTMRKVAGDELTGLCYVGSMDSGALTGFVLIPLSCYLIIGTSFILTGFVALFHIRKVMKTEGTNTEKLEKLMVKIGIYSILYTVPATCVIVCYFYERLNMDYWKLRGVQMKCGAFNGLSSDCSLQTSVPTVAVFMLKIFMSLVVGITSGVWVWSSKTLQTWQGLCSRKLTDRTRSRKPCSGVSCGSTHCHYKSPAVVLHMAKTDLHSDNPTHV